One Halanaerobium hydrogeniformans genomic window, ATCTTTGTGCACATTTTCTGCAATCGGAAAAACTTTCATTTCTCCATTCAGACCTCTACAGGCTAGAACAGATATCTCTTTTTTAAACGGTATATATTCTTCCACCATTAATTTTGCATTATCCCCACCTAATTGCTGATAACTTTTTTTTATATCCTTTGGGCTATCAATAACTATATTTCCCTTACCATCATAACCACCTGTACAACTTTTTAACATTAAAGGATATGAAAATTTTTGAGCTGCTTCTTTAATATCATCTATACTGCTGACTTTTATAAACTTAGGCACGGGAATATTATTCTGACTGAGCATATTTTTTTGATGAAATTTATTTTGTATTATTTCTAAACTTCTAGCCGTAGGATAGATCTTATGACCTTCACTTTCTAAATCTTTTAAAACCTCTACTCCTATATGTTCAAATTCATATGTCAATATATCAGATTTACTAGCAAGTTTTCTAATAGCAGCTTTATCATCAAAATCAGCTATGATATGCTCATCAGCAATACTGTCAGCCGGACATTTTTTAGTTGGATCAAGTATAATAACATAAAAGCCCATTTTTTTTGCCTCTAAAATCATCATTTTTCCAAGCTGACCACCACCGATAATCCCGATCTTTTCTTTGATCTTATCTTTAATCTCCATTATAAACCTCCTAATACAAAATAACTAATTATACTCTTTGCAGGGCTTTATATCCTATATCATGTCTAATATGAAAGTCTTCAAATTGGATTTTTTCTACTCCTTTATATGCCTTTTCAATCACTTCTGTAAAGCCATCTGCTAAAGCTGTAACAGCCAAAACACGGCCTCCATCAGTAAATAATTCTCCATTAACAGCTTTTGTACCTGCCTGGAAAACTATTAAATCATCTCTTTCTTCGAACATTTCTATTCCGGTAATTTTTTTGCCAGTTTCATATTCTACAGGATAACCACCTGAAGCCATTACAACACAGAGAGCTTTTTTAGTAGACCACTCAATTTTTAGATCTCCTAATTTATTATTTAAAACTGCTTCAATTATTTCTAATAAATCGGTTTTTAAAAGTGGCAAAACAACCTGTGCTTCTGGATCTCCAAAACGAACATTATATTCTAATACTTTAGCTTTATTATTTTTTATCATCAAACCAAAATATATTATACCCTTAAAATCAATTCCTTCTTTCTGCAGGGCTTTTA contains:
- a CDS encoding 5-(carboxyamino)imidazole ribonucleotide synthase, with product MEIKDKIKEKIGIIGGGQLGKMMILEAKKMGFYVIILDPTKKCPADSIADEHIIADFDDKAAIRKLASKSDILTYEFEHIGVEVLKDLESEGHKIYPTARSLEIIQNKFHQKNMLSQNNIPVPKFIKVSSIDDIKEAAQKFSYPLMLKSCTGGYDGKGNIVIDSPKDIKKSYQQLGGDNAKLMVEEYIPFKKEISVLACRGLNGEMKVFPIAENVHKDNILYETKVPASIAASLKEKADKLAFEVLEVFTGIGMFCVEMFVTESDDLLINEIAPRPHNSGHYTIEACLTSQFEQHIRAITSLPLGETTLLRPAVMRNILGSGSEGKAKVVGLEAALAVEGVKVHIYNKNIARPGRKMGHLCVLAENRSEAEKRALEASKLIEIKGEI